AAAAAGAACTGAAGAGAACCCTATGAAAAATGAAAAGGGCTTTGCCGTCATTTTACTTCTAGCTTGTTTACCCGTCCTCATTAGCGGTTTGCTTCTTCTAAGCAGTGTCTTCGGATTTATGCAGAGTGATTTGGCGATGAAATACCAATGTCGAGTGCACGGACAACAGGGACAGAAACAAGTCGCTCCCCATCTTGAAAAATTACTTTCACTCAATGTCACAGCTCGAAGACTCAAAATTGAAGAGGTCGCTGCCTATGCTAAAATAGCGGCCTCAGCCGGGAATCCTCCTGCTTTAGCCGCAGCGAAGGCTCGTTTAATTAAAATCCAGAATCAAAAACGACAGTTGGATTTAAAACAAAAGCAACTTATCAATCAAGCCAATATGTCGCTCGCTTCGTCTTTTTCAAAAACTCGAAAAGAGCTAACGAAAAATCAAGAAAGCCTAAGCAATATACTTTTTATTTCCAATGGCTTCCACGTTTCGGGCACGCGCCCCACCTTGGCTGTCCGTCCGGACTCTTCGGACACTGCTCCGACTTACAGTCCGGTCCCGGGTTTTGAAGAAAAGCAAGCTCTGGCGCATGAATGGCAATACACCCTTGCCGTCCGCAAGCCGTTTTCACAGTTCCTAGAAGGACGCTTTCAATTTAGGAAGGCTTGCGCGGTTTCACTTTCTGAGGAGAACACGACATGGGTGCCAAAAATAATAAAGGGCAAATTCTCGTTGAAGTCGGTGTGGTGACCATCTTCGTTTTATTGGTGGTCTTTGCTGCGATCAATCAGCTCTCGGGATTTAAATCATCTTATAGAAGAAATCAGCTCACTCAAGAAAGGGGTTCTTATGAAAACAAAGCTTCAGCTTCTCGCAAAAAATAATTTGATGATTTTAGCCTTCGTCATTTTAGGGCTGGTCTCATACCATGCGACAAGACCCACTTCAGAACCCAAGGAGACGTTCTTACCTGAACCTAAATCCGTTGATACATTCATCCCTCGCGGATTTTCTTTAGTCCCGATTGAAGTGGCCAATGCGGATTCTCTGGCTTCATTGATCGGCGACGTTGGCGGAGTTGTTGACCTGTATTTAGCGTCTACGGAAAAACAAAAAGGAGGCCTGAAGGTCGGCAGTAAGCTTAAACTTCTGCGCGCCCCTTTAAATCCGCAACAGTATGCGGTTCTTATTCGTGACACTGAAAGTTCACGACTTCTTAGCTACACAGGACCATTTATCGCCGTCGTACAAAATCCGGAAGAAACTGGAGCTCAATTAACTTCCTCTAGTCCCGCAAAAATTCGCGTGGAATACCAAAACTAGGAAATAAAAATGAAAAAACTTTTTCTTTTAACTTTTTTTGTTCCCGCGATGGCTTTGGCTCAGAATATTCTAGTCCAAGCCCCATCCAGCAGTAAGATAGAATATGAACATTTTCTTGCGCAACATCTAGAGACACGGTCGATGGTGCACTTTGAACAGAAAATAGCACAAATAAATCCATCACAGGAAAGCCAGTTATTCTCTCTCAGCGATTCCTTTAACGATCGATTGGATTTCGTTATAAGTTCACTTAAAGAAATACAGAAAGAGGCTCCACTCACACTGTCGAGCCTTCGATTCGTGCGTGACTTAAGTGAAAAAGCTTTAGCAAAAGACCTTTCAGCCCAAGATAAAAAAGAACTTCTGCATGCCTACTGCAAATCTGTAACATTGCTCAACGAAGGGCCGTCGCGCTTTGTCTGCCGCGAAGAATACGTCTCATTGGAAAAGTTAGCTAAGAAATTTCCGCACCATGACACTCTTTTGATTGAGTCTATGAGCTTTTCACTGAATGAAAAATCAATGGCGACACTGTCACCGCAGACAGCTTATCAGTGGACATTGGTTTCAAACTCACAAACAACGATTCGCTTTTACGGTACGTACGGACAGTTGTTGAATCAGCACTTCGTTACTGAAAACTGGGTTGAAGGAAATTGCGAAAACTTCACTCATCGAATAGAAGATATGAATGCTCTTCATCGAGGCACAGTCTTCTTTACTGAAAGCTGCACTCCCCGCTTACTTAAAGATGAATCAAAGAAGTCTTGGATTATGGAAAAGAAGACTTGGCTTTATGTAGCCGGTGCCGTTGTCTTAGGCGGAATCGTCTATTCGCTCAAGGACAAAGACATCGTCGTGAATACGTCACTCAAGTGATAAAAGTGTCCCGTTAAAATTAATCTCTTTAACGATGCCTTCTTCAACAATCGAATAACTATTTGCAAACGTGGCGTCTGGATGAGAGTGCGCGACAGCCAAATCCCCAGTAAACTTACGGATCTTGGCTTTCGCACTTTCATCTAACGCCACTTTATTTCGCCAGAAAGATGGCGGCTCGACCGGGCTGTCACAACCAAAAGAAATAGGAATTTGCGCGGCTCTTAAAGCTTCCCAAGGAAATACATACTTGTACAAATCACCCAGCTTTTGTTCCAACCACGCTTTATCGCTCAACCAGTGACAAGGTTGCATGTGACAACGGACGTGCAACGGCTTCATCATCTGAATGGTTTCAGGTCTTAGCATCTGCGCATGTTCAATATTCAATCGTCCTACGAAGCCCTGAGCTGATATTTTTCGGGCACTTTGCACGATATGATGAGCGGCTTCGTCTCCGATTGTGTGAACAGAAAACTCTAAACCAGCCTGCCAGGTGCGCTTCATGATTTCTTCGACTTCTTCTAACGGCCATAGCGTACGGCCCTGAGTTCCTTCCGCTTTTCCGTTGTAAGGCTTAGAAAGATAAGCCGTTTCGGATCCCAGTGAACCGTCATAGAAAAGTTTAATTCCCTTCATGCGAAGCAAAGGTGTCTCGCTTTTTTTCGCACGAATGCAGAAATCCAACATTCCTTCAAAGTCCGACATCTCGTGGGTCGTGACATTTTCTTCGATCGCTAATGTCAGTTCATTCTTTTCTGACATCTCTACCAAAAGATTCCACAAGGATTCCGTGCAAGACATATCACGCACGTGAGTGAAGCCGGCTTGGTTATAAGTGCGGCAAGCTGAAAGAATATGACGACGTTGCTGTTCTTTGGTGAAGCCCGGAAGTTTATCCCATGCTTGCAAATGATCTTTTTCTAAAAGAAGACCTGTTTCGGATTTCATTCCCAAAAGTTCTAAAGCTCGAGAATTCACCCACGAACGATGACCATCCATACGAGGAAAGAACACAGGTCGATCGGGAAAGTACTTATCCAGAATTTCCTTATTAGGAGCTTCCGGCCAGCCCGCCTCATTCCAACCGAATCCGACAATCCAGTCACTGCGATAATAGGCGGGATTTTTAAGATCAATCAGCGACAGATCCTCGGCCTTTTTCATAAAGCCCAAGTGCAGACCTGCAGAGAATTCTCCGGTCGCCAGAAAGTGAGTGTGACTGTCGTAAAGACGCGGGATCTTAAAAAGCATAAGGCCCTCTGTTTTATCAGAGGGCCTCGTTTTTTTTAACTAAATTATTCGAATTAGCGTGCAGAAGGGATTGGAGCCGGATTGTTTGTCACGCCTCCTGAAGGAAT
The window above is part of the Bdellovibrio bacteriovorus genome. Proteins encoded here:
- a CDS encoding amidohydrolase gives rise to the protein MLFKIPRLYDSHTHFLATGEFSAGLHLGFMKKAEDLSLIDLKNPAYYRSDWIVGFGWNEAGWPEAPNKEILDKYFPDRPVFFPRMDGHRSWVNSRALELLGMKSETGLLLEKDHLQAWDKLPGFTKEQQRRHILSACRTYNQAGFTHVRDMSCTESLWNLLVEMSEKNELTLAIEENVTTHEMSDFEGMLDFCIRAKKSETPLLRMKGIKLFYDGSLGSETAYLSKPYNGKAEGTQGRTLWPLEEVEEIMKRTWQAGLEFSVHTIGDEAAHHIVQSARKISAQGFVGRLNIEHAQMLRPETIQMMKPLHVRCHMQPCHWLSDKAWLEQKLGDLYKYVFPWEALRAAQIPISFGCDSPVEPPSFWRNKVALDESAKAKIRKFTGDLAVAHSHPDATFANSYSIVEEGIVKEINFNGTLLSLE